The Jannaschia sp. W003 genome has a segment encoding these proteins:
- a CDS encoding oligosaccharide flippase family protein translates to MTMIPPLRRFSWDRLRGLLTSDGLKGRIVRGAAFTMGSFGTAQVLRLTSSLILTRLLFPEAFGLMALLQVVLTGLMLLSDTGLQVSVLRHPRGDDPDFLNTVWTVKVIRGVALWLISCALAWPMAAVYGEPIIAQLLPLLGLTLILKGINPTAIATADRHMRFGRVTLIQLSSQFITIATSILLAWIFGSVWVLVWGILAGAVSNQILARVFLPNSLNRFHWDGEIASELFGFGRWILLGTAASYAVNNADKMILGAFISLEDLGIYNIGLMLAMLAYKICGALKTKLLMPIYRMRPMQGNEANRRKTFAMRRLISGAGIAVMAVLAFVGIPLVDFLYDERYALAGPIVVLFCLSLIPQIITLGTGDLLLVSGDSWRAMHLTVARAVVQVPVLWFGVQWFGLAGAILAPAIAVIAVHPLRLHYARRYEGWDGVGEVGLLLLGVLPAGLACWLHREELAALFH, encoded by the coding sequence ATGACCATGATCCCGCCCCTGCGCCGGTTCTCTTGGGACCGGCTTCGAGGCCTTCTGACGAGCGATGGGCTCAAGGGACGGATCGTGCGCGGTGCGGCGTTCACGATGGGATCCTTCGGCACGGCGCAGGTCCTGCGTCTGACCTCTAGCCTGATCCTCACGCGGCTGCTGTTTCCGGAAGCCTTCGGGCTGATGGCGCTGCTGCAGGTCGTGTTGACGGGGCTGATGCTCCTGTCGGACACAGGGCTTCAGGTCTCTGTGTTGCGGCACCCCCGGGGGGACGACCCAGATTTCTTAAACACTGTCTGGACAGTGAAGGTGATCCGGGGTGTCGCTTTGTGGCTGATTTCGTGCGCACTCGCGTGGCCGATGGCAGCAGTCTACGGCGAGCCTATCATAGCGCAGCTTCTGCCGCTCCTTGGTCTCACGCTAATTCTGAAAGGAATCAATCCGACGGCGATTGCAACCGCGGATCGACACATGCGCTTTGGTAGAGTAACTTTGATCCAACTATCAAGCCAGTTCATCACCATCGCCACATCCATACTACTAGCATGGATATTCGGATCTGTCTGGGTATTAGTGTGGGGTATCCTTGCCGGTGCAGTTTCCAATCAAATATTGGCACGGGTCTTCCTGCCGAACTCCCTGAACCGGTTCCACTGGGACGGGGAGATCGCGAGTGAGCTGTTCGGCTTCGGAAGATGGATCCTCCTCGGCACCGCCGCGTCCTACGCGGTGAACAATGCAGACAAAATGATCCTGGGAGCGTTCATCTCCCTAGAGGATCTGGGCATCTACAACATTGGGCTGATGCTTGCGATGCTCGCCTACAAGATCTGCGGCGCGCTCAAGACGAAGCTCCTCATGCCGATCTATCGGATGCGTCCCATGCAGGGGAACGAGGCCAACCGGCGAAAGACCTTCGCCATGCGGCGCCTCATATCAGGCGCCGGCATCGCCGTGATGGCCGTGCTGGCCTTCGTCGGCATCCCGCTCGTCGATTTCCTCTACGACGAGCGCTACGCGCTGGCCGGCCCGATCGTCGTCCTCTTCTGTCTGTCGTTGATCCCTCAGATTATTACCTTGGGTACTGGAGATCTGCTCCTAGTTTCAGGCGACTCATGGCGTGCCATGCATCTTACCGTCGCGAGGGCGGTAGTTCAGGTTCCCGTCCTATGGTTCGGTGTGCAATGGTTCGGGCTGGCTGGGGCGATCCTCGCCCCCGCAATCGCGGTGATCGCGGTGCATCCCCTGCGGCTGCATTACGCGCGTCGCTACGAGGGATGGGACGGGGTTGGTGAGGTCGGGCTGCTCCTACTTGGTGTGCTTCCAGCAGGTTTGGCGTGCTGGCTCCACCGCGAGGAACTTGCGGCGCTTTTCCACTGA
- a CDS encoding glycosyltransferase: MISDRGRLSWGLCVATLNRPDMLVRCVEHALAQTRPPAEIAIADASDDWEAHRGRIRETLAAATNGAEVRLVFLGHPEKSSARQRNAALTAMSADVAFVIDDDSLMEPDCAETIMALYDADAEGRVAGIAGVNVAGDDAAARAVAKGTALKDAGGIRRSARMRAAVRRSGLARWVLKEVLLQSRDRIFLRYDEPGTHHGRDTAAALALPGTRYTEFLPGWGMTVRREVALRELFDDGLLAYCPTEDLDASYRWGRHGVCLVAEGARINHVEAAAGRIKRRKVTALSLMNSAYFTRRNSRRPARDAARFYGLATRRVLAETLKDLITGRLSLPQARGAAWALVRSPTVWRQDRADLPDWYAGLQRRILAG; encoded by the coding sequence GTGATCTCCGATCGGGGCCGCCTTTCGTGGGGGCTCTGCGTCGCCACGCTGAACCGCCCCGACATGCTGGTGCGCTGCGTCGAGCACGCGCTCGCGCAGACCCGGCCGCCCGCCGAGATCGCCATCGCCGACGCCTCCGACGACTGGGAAGCCCATCGCGGGCGCATCCGCGAGACGCTCGCGGCGGCAACAAACGGGGCGGAGGTCCGGCTCGTCTTCCTGGGCCATCCGGAGAAGTCCTCGGCGCGCCAACGCAACGCCGCCCTGACGGCGATGTCGGCCGACGTGGCGTTCGTGATCGACGACGATTCCCTCATGGAGCCGGACTGCGCCGAGACGATCATGGCGCTCTACGACGCCGATGCGGAGGGACGCGTCGCGGGCATCGCGGGGGTCAACGTGGCCGGCGACGACGCGGCGGCGCGGGCGGTGGCGAAGGGAACGGCCCTCAAGGACGCGGGCGGCATCCGGCGCAGCGCGCGGATGCGCGCCGCGGTCCGCCGCTCTGGCCTCGCCCGCTGGGTGCTCAAGGAAGTGCTGCTGCAATCACGCGACCGCATCTTCCTGCGCTACGACGAGCCCGGCACCCATCACGGGCGCGATACGGCCGCGGCGCTCGCCTTGCCGGGCACCCGCTACACGGAGTTCCTGCCCGGCTGGGGCATGACCGTTCGCCGGGAGGTCGCGCTACGGGAGCTCTTCGACGACGGGCTTCTGGCCTACTGTCCGACGGAAGACCTCGACGCCTCCTATCGCTGGGGTCGCCACGGGGTCTGCCTGGTCGCCGAAGGCGCTCGCATAAACCACGTCGAAGCGGCGGCGGGACGTATCAAGAGGCGCAAGGTCACGGCTCTCAGTCTGATGAACTCGGCCTACTTCACGCGCCGCAACTCGCGCCGGCCGGCACGGGACGCGGCACGATTCTACGGCCTCGCGACCCGGAGGGTGCTGGCCGAGACGCTGAAGGACCTGATCACCGGCCGGCTTTCGCTGCCACAGGCGCGTGGCGCCGCTTGGGCCCTGGTGCGCTCGCCGACGGTGTGGCGGCAGGACCGAGCCGACCTGCCCGATTGGTACGCCGGGCTGCAACGGCGGATCCTGGCCGGATAG
- a CDS encoding sulfotransferase family protein, with product MIICPTQGFVFVHIPKCAGSSVRSQVRRCDADHVSMGDVAAHPSLGRIDYGHVPLGALRAHFPDEYAAVRDLTAFAVLRDPLARFGSALRQVLWRYEGRPMTAIPPAELRETTLRMLDDVAADLERVAGDPHAVPSRKLVFFARQEGFVSDLGLEGHPRLVDHALPMELVPDLIDHLARRSGVALDPGARANQNVDLKVRALGGPAYAINSMLRRMLPERMHARVKAAAIGMLSSGRSAADASGVLDLPEVRDFVDQHYAADVALHAAARAETPALKAMLSADATSGSGRPVGVPVA from the coding sequence ATGATCATCTGCCCGACGCAAGGCTTCGTCTTCGTCCACATCCCGAAATGCGCCGGCAGTTCTGTGCGCTCGCAGGTTAGGCGCTGCGATGCCGACCACGTTTCCATGGGCGACGTGGCCGCGCATCCGTCGCTGGGCCGGATCGACTACGGCCACGTTCCGCTCGGGGCGCTGCGAGCGCACTTCCCGGACGAGTATGCCGCCGTGCGGGACCTGACGGCCTTCGCGGTCCTGCGCGACCCGCTCGCGCGGTTCGGCTCGGCTCTCCGCCAGGTGTTGTGGCGCTACGAGGGGCGCCCCATGACGGCGATCCCGCCTGCGGAGCTGCGCGAGACGACGCTGCGCATGCTCGACGACGTCGCCGCGGACCTCGAACGGGTCGCCGGGGATCCGCACGCGGTGCCGTCCCGCAAACTCGTCTTCTTCGCCCGCCAGGAGGGCTTCGTCTCCGACCTCGGGCTGGAGGGGCATCCCCGGCTGGTCGATCACGCATTGCCGATGGAACTCGTGCCCGACCTGATCGACCACCTCGCGCGGCGGAGCGGCGTGGCGCTGGATCCGGGTGCGCGAGCCAACCAGAACGTCGACCTGAAGGTCCGAGCCCTCGGTGGCCCGGCGTACGCGATCAACAGCATGCTGCGGCGGATGCTGCCCGAACGGATGCACGCGCGGGTCAAGGCGGCGGCAATCGGGATGCTGTCGTCCGGGCGCAGCGCCGCCGACGCGAGCGGGGTGCTGGACCTGCCCGAGGTGCGCGACTTCGTGGACCAGCATTACGCGGCGGACGTGGCGCTGCACGCCGCCGCCCGCGCCGAGACACCTGCTTTGAAGGCGATGCTCTCGGCCGATGCGACGTCCGGGTCTGGTCGACCGGTCGGCGTGCCCGTCGCCTAG
- a CDS encoding polysaccharide pyruvyl transferase family protein — MDLYYCKTPDGNFGDDMNLWFWDRLIPEWREIAPDRTLCGIGTLINRKAFSAMDRILVCGSGTGYGPVQRFDPAKVEFAWVRGPRTARILDVDPSLAITDPAVMVSDFPDFADGPRAEGDVIFVPHRLTANLDLDWKRLSRRSGVRTVSPKDDAKEVIRELRDARLVIAESMHAAIIADAFRTPWVPLVVSHHFNTFKWGDWADSLDFDLRLNTALRLPRAAYFALRNARGALKRPKRRTRTDGEITQTFVNPNTMGRQERDRLKGLIAHFQRPVEAMLARDIARAARCEPSLSDPRVLDDRKSRILEKAREIRRMAGAEA, encoded by the coding sequence GTGGATCTATACTACTGCAAGACGCCGGATGGAAATTTCGGCGACGACATGAACCTCTGGTTCTGGGACCGCCTCATTCCCGAGTGGCGGGAGATCGCGCCCGATCGGACGCTGTGCGGCATCGGCACGCTGATCAACCGGAAGGCTTTCTCCGCGATGGACCGCATCCTCGTGTGCGGCAGCGGCACGGGCTATGGCCCGGTCCAGCGATTCGACCCCGCCAAGGTGGAGTTTGCATGGGTGCGCGGTCCGCGAACCGCGCGGATCCTGGATGTGGACCCGAGCCTCGCGATCACGGATCCGGCAGTGATGGTATCCGACTTTCCCGACTTCGCGGACGGGCCGCGCGCGGAAGGCGACGTGATCTTCGTGCCGCACCGCCTGACCGCCAACCTGGACCTTGACTGGAAGCGGCTGTCGCGCCGGTCGGGTGTGCGGACGGTGTCGCCCAAGGACGATGCCAAAGAGGTGATACGGGAACTGCGCGATGCCCGGCTGGTGATCGCCGAATCGATGCATGCCGCCATCATCGCCGATGCGTTCCGTACACCCTGGGTGCCGCTGGTCGTGTCGCACCACTTCAACACCTTCAAGTGGGGCGACTGGGCCGACAGCTTGGATTTCGACCTTCGCCTGAACACGGCACTGCGCCTGCCGCGTGCAGCATACTTCGCCCTGCGCAACGCGCGCGGAGCCCTCAAGCGCCCGAAGCGGAGGACCCGGACAGACGGCGAGATCACTCAGACCTTCGTGAACCCCAACACGATGGGCCGCCAGGAGCGGGACCGTCTGAAGGGCTTGATCGCTCACTTCCAGAGGCCGGTCGAGGCGATGCTGGCCCGTGACATCGCTCGAGCCGCCCGCTGCGAGCCGAGCCTGAGCGACCCGCGCGTCCTCGACGACCGCAAGTCGCGCATACTGGAAAAGGCTCGGGAGATCCGCCGGATGGCGGGGGCCGAGGCGTGA
- a CDS encoding calcium-binding protein: MYDATFDEPIDAIAGRVTKILIPSAETVSSVSILGQPENGRLTVDPDGTTLSYVSFDPAYSGTVSLSLEISRTDGTTETLAPQIDVTAGPQAGGWATGESLYMLQTDENDDVVVETGDNHRKVYVTGSDAALSKADIQEIEGLSLSDKHFGRWLAENPQYGGSEGMALALDAAEILWGTITGSSADPSSHWLLFERGYEYEAGRIIGDGTHGEDELHPVHVTAWGEGEPPVITDSFLIYQEPSSNIVFSGLSFSEGFKAFGGANFILDDVHVTNAMMNVQSVDGFTFRQSDIIDVIKDAPADPDGWHAHRDRDQGTFLKNIDGLLFEKSFVAHSGWAEGYDLNGDPDQGQVPSMYSHNIYIQKDVSEVTFRDNISMQAASAGAQVRPGGFVEDNVFVENNFGFSTGHGIEIEEGLWSGNYTLSNGNLVTSGAHKAGLSIGALTLGISDFSKMSVFLDNIVAHLADPDNAAEILAKTVEHKSISENPTRAYDDTIVRNWDVEGANKRIQEANTEDLDPAVMDTTTIQRYAADLLGVDTATIDDLANYLRDLTAAGGEVDADDILAYFREGFGIEFDQRDAPQLVQFVPNNLGDGVRWDNRINWSTEDLPMDGDAVDLGGNLVHFGGTVEVATLDFGPGGTMVFNHGWLGAGAVLGGGEALIDRAGQFWIGAWDGEGTLELDIDGGRFANTGTVLGAFEIDADDGEAILASSGGGMTVTDGTITVSGDDAKVGFDGSGGASTLRLEAAAKLRFVAEADGLGILSEFRSGAFATSDLVSNLVVAGAALEIDVSMLAGAGTHDIVLVDAITGSFGNVSLTGLGARDAKLHVDQAAGTVTLTLTDGGTGRVSITETIPWDQGAPLPEMTASKIESGNLFVEVDEPEALEGVEVEEANAEEIEESEVGDAPEESVTAEVPEVIADAPTEEAQEAPTQAVSEKALVAGDTGSDRVKGSGGDDLLMGHGGRDWLRGYGGDDDLMGGDGNDELRGNEGDDTLKGDDGNDTLLGGSGNDTLNGGRGNDRLNGGAGSDTFVFDLLDGASSSDRIEGFDAAEGDRILIRGLSDDADLLIDVRGVRSIVSVEDEGDVFDLIDVRGEFADLQVIEKGADYALMG, encoded by the coding sequence ATGTACGACGCGACATTCGACGAACCCATCGACGCCATCGCAGGACGCGTTACGAAGATCCTCATTCCTTCGGCGGAGACGGTGTCCTCCGTCTCGATCCTCGGGCAACCCGAGAACGGGCGTCTCACCGTCGATCCCGACGGCACCACGCTGAGCTACGTCTCCTTCGACCCGGCGTACTCCGGCACGGTATCGCTATCGCTCGAGATCTCCCGCACCGATGGCACGACGGAAACGCTCGCCCCCCAGATCGACGTTACCGCAGGTCCCCAGGCAGGTGGTTGGGCCACCGGCGAAAGCCTCTACATGCTGCAGACCGACGAGAACGACGATGTCGTCGTCGAGACCGGCGACAACCATCGCAAGGTCTACGTCACGGGCAGCGACGCGGCTCTGTCCAAGGCCGACATCCAAGAGATTGAGGGCCTTTCGCTGAGCGACAAGCACTTCGGCCGGTGGCTAGCGGAGAACCCGCAGTACGGTGGTAGCGAAGGAATGGCGCTGGCTTTGGACGCTGCGGAGATCCTCTGGGGGACGATCACGGGGTCCTCTGCCGACCCTTCCTCGCATTGGCTGCTGTTCGAGCGCGGCTACGAATACGAAGCGGGAAGGATAATTGGTGACGGTACTCATGGTGAGGACGAGCTGCATCCGGTTCATGTCACCGCATGGGGAGAGGGAGAGCCTCCGGTTATAACGGACAGCTTCCTGATCTACCAGGAGCCATCCTCCAACATCGTTTTCAGCGGACTAAGCTTCAGTGAAGGCTTCAAAGCATTCGGAGGTGCGAACTTCATTCTAGACGATGTGCATGTCACCAACGCCATGATGAACGTCCAAAGCGTTGATGGATTCACGTTCCGCCAGAGCGATATCATTGACGTGATCAAGGACGCGCCCGCAGATCCCGACGGGTGGCATGCCCATCGAGACCGCGACCAGGGCACCTTTCTCAAGAATATCGATGGGCTTCTTTTTGAGAAAAGCTTCGTGGCTCACTCTGGCTGGGCCGAGGGATACGATCTAAACGGGGATCCTGATCAAGGTCAGGTACCTAGTATGTACAGCCACAACATCTACATCCAAAAAGATGTTAGCGAAGTTACTTTCCGCGATAATATCTCGATGCAGGCGGCGTCCGCTGGTGCTCAGGTCCGCCCAGGCGGGTTTGTTGAGGATAACGTCTTCGTTGAAAACAATTTTGGTTTTAGCACTGGTCACGGAATAGAGATCGAAGAAGGTCTCTGGTCGGGAAACTACACACTTAGCAACGGAAATCTAGTTACTTCTGGTGCTCATAAAGCCGGTTTATCCATCGGCGCGCTGACGTTAGGTATTAGCGATTTCTCAAAAATGTCCGTCTTCTTAGACAACATCGTCGCCCACTTGGCGGACCCAGACAACGCAGCTGAGATCCTTGCCAAGACTGTCGAGCATAAGTCGATTAGCGAGAACCCCACGCGAGCTTACGATGATACAATCGTGCGGAATTGGGATGTCGAAGGTGCCAATAAAAGGATTCAGGAAGCGAACACCGAGGACCTCGATCCCGCGGTGATGGACACCACGACGATCCAGCGCTACGCGGCGGACCTGTTAGGTGTCGACACCGCTACGATCGACGATTTGGCCAACTACCTCCGTGACCTGACCGCCGCGGGCGGCGAAGTCGACGCCGACGACATCCTCGCTTACTTCCGCGAAGGCTTCGGCATCGAGTTCGACCAGCGTGATGCGCCGCAGCTGGTGCAGTTCGTGCCGAACAACTTGGGTGATGGCGTCCGCTGGGACAACCGCATCAACTGGTCCACCGAAGACCTCCCCATGGACGGCGACGCGGTCGATCTGGGCGGAAACCTCGTTCACTTCGGCGGCACGGTTGAGGTCGCGACTCTCGATTTCGGACCCGGAGGGACGATGGTGTTCAACCATGGCTGGTTGGGCGCGGGCGCCGTGCTGGGCGGGGGCGAAGCCCTGATCGACCGCGCGGGCCAGTTCTGGATCGGCGCGTGGGACGGCGAGGGAACGCTCGAGCTCGACATCGACGGGGGCCGCTTCGCCAACACCGGCACGGTGCTGGGCGCGTTCGAGATCGACGCGGACGACGGCGAGGCGATCCTCGCCTCCAGCGGCGGCGGCATGACCGTCACGGACGGCACGATCACCGTCTCGGGCGACGATGCGAAGGTCGGCTTCGATGGCTCCGGCGGCGCGTCCACCCTACGGCTGGAGGCGGCGGCAAAGCTCCGCTTCGTGGCCGAGGCCGATGGGCTCGGTATCCTTTCGGAGTTCCGCTCCGGAGCCTTTGCCACTTCGGACCTGGTGTCGAACCTCGTCGTGGCAGGCGCTGCGCTGGAGATCGACGTCTCGATGCTGGCGGGGGCCGGTACCCACGATATCGTGCTCGTCGATGCCATCACGGGAAGCTTCGGCAACGTCTCCCTGACCGGTCTGGGAGCACGCGATGCGAAGCTCCACGTCGATCAGGCGGCCGGCACGGTCACCCTGACGCTGACGGATGGCGGCACTGGACGGGTCTCGATCACCGAGACGATACCATGGGACCAAGGCGCGCCTCTGCCCGAGATGACCGCCTCGAAGATCGAATCCGGAAACCTGTTCGTTGAGGTCGACGAGCCGGAGGCGTTGGAAGGCGTCGAGGTGGAGGAAGCCAATGCTGAGGAGATTGAGGAAAGCGAAGTCGGCGATGCTCCCGAGGAGTCCGTAACCGCGGAAGTACCCGAAGTTATTGCGGACGCTCCGACGGAAGAAGCCCAAGAAGCGCCAACCCAAGCCGTGTCCGAGAAGGCCTTGGTTGCGGGCGATACGGGCAGCGACCGCGTTAAAGGGTCCGGTGGTGATGACCTCCTCATGGGCCATGGAGGTAGAGATTGGCTACGGGGATACGGCGGCGATGATGATCTTATGGGTGGCGATGGTAACGACGAACTGCGGGGTAACGAAGGTGACGACACTTTGAAGGGCGACGACGGCAACGATACCCTTCTCGGTGGTTCCGGAAACGATACGTTAAACGGCGGGAGAGGAAACGATCGGCTCAATGGCGGTGCGGGTTCAGATACGTTTGTCTTCGACCTTCTGGACGGGGCGTCTAGCTCTGACCGCATCGAAGGCTTCGACGCTGCCGAAGGCGACCGGATCCTGATCCGCGGCCTGTCGGACGATGCGGACCTGCTGATCGACGTTCGGGGCGTCCGTTCCATCGTCAGCGTCGAGGACGAAGGCGACGTGTTCGACCTGATCGACGTGCGCGGGGAGTTCGCCGACCTGCAGGTGATCGAGAAGGGCGCCGACTACGCCCTGATGGGCTGA
- a CDS encoding Stf0 sulfotransferase family protein, which translates to MKAFIPREPDWLRALRMRGGLRWPAWARLRMHPYPEQFSPAMDLPPRDGPARFWLMATTPRSGSHFLGHLLQGAGHFGCPLEYMNPMNLDLWRHRFGARDDGEVFDALTRLRSGPTGLFGIKAHWNQWAGFSSHDLIARRGGFERAIWIYRRDLLAQAISRTAAVQTGQWIGSARARGAKAFDYGAIVRNARMMRKQNEHWAAFLGTDFAAPSKTVVFEDVAADPEAACREIGAFLDPVVPELRFEPRTTKQSDGTSREWADRFRHEVRPEHDWILTPQSF; encoded by the coding sequence ATGAAGGCGTTCATTCCACGGGAACCGGACTGGCTGCGCGCCCTTCGTATGCGGGGCGGTCTGCGCTGGCCGGCTTGGGCCCGGCTGCGGATGCATCCCTATCCCGAGCAGTTCTCCCCCGCGATGGATCTTCCGCCACGCGATGGCCCGGCGCGGTTCTGGCTGATGGCGACCACGCCGCGTTCGGGCAGCCACTTCCTGGGGCATCTCCTGCAGGGGGCAGGGCATTTCGGCTGCCCGCTGGAATACATGAATCCGATGAACCTGGATCTGTGGCGGCATCGTTTTGGCGCCCGCGATGACGGGGAGGTGTTCGACGCGTTGACGCGGCTGCGCAGCGGTCCGACGGGCCTCTTCGGCATCAAGGCTCATTGGAACCAATGGGCGGGTTTTTCGTCTCACGATCTGATCGCCCGGCGGGGCGGGTTCGAGCGCGCGATCTGGATATACCGGCGCGACCTGCTGGCCCAAGCCATCTCGCGGACGGCGGCGGTGCAGACGGGGCAGTGGATCGGCAGCGCCCGCGCCCGCGGCGCGAAGGCATTCGACTATGGCGCGATCGTCCGCAACGCCCGGATGATGCGGAAGCAGAACGAGCACTGGGCGGCGTTCCTTGGGACGGACTTCGCCGCGCCGAGCAAGACGGTCGTCTTCGAGGACGTCGCAGCCGATCCCGAAGCAGCGTGCCGGGAGATCGGCGCTTTCCTCGACCCGGTCGTGCCGGAGCTTCGCTTCGAGCCCCGAACCACCAAGCAGTCGGACGGCACCTCCCGCGAGTGGGCCGATCGCTTCCGGCACGAGGTTAGACCCGAGCACGACTGGATCCTGACGCCGCAGTCCTTCTAG
- a CDS encoding efflux transporter outer membrane subunit, which yields MTDTSRLTTGYRAGDTICLRRSRNFTAWFATFLPRFVASGRQEGTDTAPSGTTAAIRVNLGKTKNKIEHPMIRSLIAPLALILGGCITTVGPDSARPEVAVAREFAFAVSPDLEGAASEAWWLALDDSTLDAFMARGLRQNLDIRTARARIAQARARVRAAGAAQLSGDLDVTLNRTVSDGRTSGSEVAAGGATYAFDLFGGQARRRQAVRAELEATLLDEAATQLAFQLELATAMIEVRFFQNAQAVTERSIADRRRLLALTRELVAAGEMTAVNEARAQADLSLVEAELPGLRAGVQLNTIRVATLIDMPVSAVAAAIGRAGQLRPRHTVAPGVPANLLRNRPDVLAAEYRLAKALAEIGVAEAALYPALTLNGTIQLDSKETFRLGPTLSLPLLSRGRLIALRDETAAEAAEAEILWRQELTQAVSDVESALVRAATSRREIAALTRASADYARLEALSQDTLRLGVTTILELISAAQDRRRTDLSLASARRDLATAVAQLAVATGRGWKVGIPDADGGRDLPDASAS from the coding sequence ATGACCGACACATCAAGGCTGACCACGGGATATCGGGCCGGGGATACGATCTGTCTCCGCCGCAGCCGCAATTTTACGGCGTGGTTTGCCACGTTTCTGCCCCGTTTCGTGGCGTCCGGGCGACAAGAAGGCACGGATACGGCCCCATCCGGCACGACTGCGGCCATTCGTGTTAACCTCGGGAAAACCAAGAACAAGATCGAGCACCCCATGATCCGAAGCCTGATTGCCCCGCTGGCCCTGATTCTGGGCGGCTGCATCACCACCGTAGGGCCCGACAGCGCCCGGCCCGAGGTCGCCGTCGCACGCGAATTCGCCTTCGCCGTCTCGCCGGATCTGGAAGGCGCCGCGTCGGAGGCGTGGTGGCTCGCGCTGGACGACAGCACCCTCGATGCCTTCATGGCCCGCGGCCTTCGGCAGAACCTCGACATCCGAACCGCCCGCGCGCGCATCGCGCAGGCACGTGCCCGTGTCCGGGCGGCCGGTGCGGCGCAACTTTCTGGGGACCTGGACGTCACGCTGAACCGCACCGTGTCGGACGGACGAACCTCCGGGTCCGAGGTCGCGGCGGGCGGAGCCACCTACGCGTTCGACCTGTTCGGCGGCCAGGCCCGGCGGCGGCAAGCGGTGAGGGCGGAGCTGGAGGCGACGCTTCTCGACGAGGCGGCGACCCAGTTGGCCTTCCAGCTCGAACTGGCGACGGCGATGATCGAGGTCCGGTTCTTCCAGAACGCCCAGGCGGTCACCGAACGCTCCATCGCCGATCGGCGCCGCCTCCTCGCGCTGACGCGCGAGCTGGTCGCGGCCGGCGAGATGACCGCAGTGAACGAGGCGCGCGCGCAGGCCGATCTCTCGCTGGTGGAGGCGGAGCTGCCAGGCCTTCGGGCGGGCGTGCAGCTCAACACCATTCGCGTCGCCACCCTCATCGACATGCCCGTCTCGGCGGTCGCCGCCGCGATCGGCCGAGCGGGCCAACTGCGCCCCCGCCACACCGTCGCGCCCGGCGTTCCGGCCAACCTGCTGCGCAATCGCCCCGACGTGCTTGCCGCCGAGTACCGTCTGGCCAAGGCCCTCGCAGAGATCGGCGTGGCGGAGGCGGCGCTCTACCCTGCGCTCACGCTCAACGGCACGATCCAACTCGACAGCAAGGAGACCTTCCGCCTGGGGCCCACCCTTTCGCTGCCGTTGCTCAGCCGGGGACGGCTGATCGCCCTGCGCGATGAGACGGCCGCCGAAGCGGCAGAGGCCGAGATCCTCTGGCGGCAGGAGCTGACACAGGCCGTATCGGACGTGGAGTCCGCGCTGGTCCGCGCGGCGACCAGTCGCCGCGAGATCGCCGCCCTCACCCGCGCGAGCGCCGACTACGCCCGGTTGGAGGCCCTGTCGCAGGACACCCTGCGGCTCGGCGTCACCACGATTCTGGAGTTGATCAGCGCCGCGCAGGACCGCCGCCGGACGGACCTCTCGCTAGCGTCGGCGCGCCGGGATCTGGCCACGGCGGTGGCACAGCTCGCTGTCGCGACCGGGCGGGGCTGGAAGGTTGGGATCCCGGACGCCGACGGGGGTCGGGACCTGCCGGACGCCTCCGCGTCCTGA